TTTTAGAATCGATTCTTCTTTCTCTGAAAGAATCCAAAGAAGTAGATTTCTTTTTGCGAATCGGAGTCGTTCTTCTTTTGATCACCGCCGGAGCTTTTTTGGTCACGATCTTGATTCTTCCCGTCTTAAGTATTCAAGTCGGTTGGAGTTATCTGATTCTTCCTTTGATTTATTTAGCCGTTTTTATCTGGGTCTTTATTCAAACGGGTAGGGAAGGACGTCTTCTTGCGTCTTGGATCTTTCCCGTGTCTTTGTTTTTTTCCGTCGTGAGTTTGTATCTCTATCCGATGTTGACTTCGTATCAACCTTCGAAAGAGATCGGAACTTTTATTCGGGAGAATGAAGCGGGGAAAGAAAAACTTTTTCTTTTCGGAGTTCCCGCTTCGAAAAGATCCTACGCTTATTACTCTCAGAGAATTTCAAGAACTCTCTTTGATCCCGCGATTTTGGTCGATGCGATTCAAAAGGACGGACAACGTTATCTAATCGTTCAAGACAAATGGGTCGGTAAGATGGATGATTTTTTTGGAAAGGACGTTCAGTTCGAAACTGTAAAAGAATACCCTTCTTATAAAGTAGCGACTCCGGAAGGGAAATTCTTTCTAAAATCACAAAGAGATAAGGTCGCCGGTAAAGTGATTCTGATGCGAGCCACGTTAAAAAAATCCGAGAAAAAATAAGAGTCCTTAAAAAATGATGAGGGGAATTTTCGATTCTCCCGAAAAGTAAAGTAGGCTAAATTGTGAGCCTGGTTTGGTTTTGGTCCCTGGGTTAAACCGGGGACTACTTTTCCCTTCTTCCCTCTCGCCCGAGATATCCTAAGATCCTTTAGTTTTTTTAAATGTGGGAACTCTCACTTTTTTGAAAGTAGGAACTCCTCCGTTTTGCTCAAAAACCCGCCGAACTTCCGTAACATTCTGACTCAAAGCACCGCGCAATAAGAATCGAATTCTACTTGTTCCTACAAAGGATTGAGCCGAAAAAAGCTTGAAATCGGACTTGAAGTCCGTTTGAGATAAGATTACGGGAAAATCGGTCCAAGGAAAATTCTCCCGCGCCTTTTATCCCAATACATTTCAAAAACTCTGAATCAGGTAAAACTATGGAAATGGAAGCGCTCTTAGAAAAACTTTCCAATCCCGCAAAACGAGCGATTTTAACGTTGAAGCTTAGAAAGATCGAAGATTTTTCAAGGTTTACGAAGGATGAAATTACAAAACTTCACGGAATCGGACCCAATGCGCTCGTCTTGATCGAAAAAGAGATGAAGCTTCTCAAGGTGAAATTTAAACAGGGCAAGGAAGCCGTCCGCTCCACGACCAACGCGAAGTTCAAAACGGTCGATCAATACATAGAATCTTTTCCAAAAGAAATCCAAAAAATATTAAACGAAATGAGAAACCTCGTTCGAAAATCGGCGCCGATGGCCGAGGAAAAGATCAGCTACAATATGCCGGCTTTTGCATATAACGGAAATCTTGTCTATTTCGCCGCCTTTAAAAACCACCTCGGATTTTATCCCACTTCCAGCGCGACAAAAGAATTTAAAAAGGATTTATCACCTTATAAATTTTCGAAAGGTGCGATTCAATTTCCTTTGGATAAGAATTTACCGAAAACCCTCATTTCAAAGATCGTAAAGTTTAGGGTCAAAGAAAATACCTGATCACCTTCGCGCCGTGTCCGGAGAATGGGAGCAACTTTGACAACTGGTCTATTCTCGTTTACGGAGGATGTAATCTTTCCGAGGCATATTTTTTAAACGACTATAAACCCTTGCAAGGCAAGATCATCGGAACCCTTCGGAGAATTGACGGTCTTCAATTTAATTGTTTATAATCTTAGAATTTTCCGAACACAAAACTCTAACCAATCCACTTCCAGAGCTTTGAAAAAATAAAAGAATGGAAAGAATCCACCTTACAATGGAACTATATCTATGCTTGTTCAAAATCAAGACGTCAAAAAAAGTATAGGTAGAATTCTACTTGTTCTCTTCTCGTTGATTTTTGTTTTTCATTTTCTTGTCTTAATCCAGGTTATTCCCTATGGGATTGTCTGGGGCGGACGTCTTCAGAATCTGCAGCAGATGTATGCGTTCGAACTTGTTTCCATCGTATTGAATTCATTTTTTCTTTTTGTGATTTTGATGGAGCGAGGTTATATCCGACGTTATTTTTCGAATTCGATTTTAAAATGGATTTTGTGGACGATGTTCGCGTTATTCTCCATAAACACATTCGGAAACTTGAATTCACTCGATCAAATGGAGAGTATTCTTTTTGCGCCGATCACTTTTCTGATCGCGGTGTTTTGTTTTCTTCTGATCTGAAGAAATAAAGAGAAACAAGCAAATTCTGGGCTGACAAAAGACAAACATGACAACTAAAAAATCGAATTCATCTCTTCAAAAGAAAAAAGAGGGCGTGATGATCGAAAAGGACCTCGCACCCGAGTCGTTTCAGGAAATGAAGAGGAAACTTTTGAGTCCTCTCGGATTGGAGCCGACAAATCTTTTTGTCGAAAAGGAAAGCGCGGAATATGGGGCCTGTCGATTCGATCTCATGGATCGAAAGATTGTATTTCGAATAGCCAAGATAACTCCGACTAAAGCCGGCCAATTCGTTACTCTTTGGAAGCGAAAGAAGGGAGGCCCGATTGAACCCTATCATATTCGAGACGATATCGATTACTATATGATCTCCGCCAATATTCAAAACCGTTCCGGACAGTTTATATTTCCGAAAGAAGTTCTCAACGAAAAAGGAATTCTGGCGGGCAAGAAGGCGGGAAAGCGCGGTTTTAGAGTTTATCCCCCTTGGGACGTGTCGCTTAACAAACAGGCGCAAGGAACTCAAGCCTGGCAGTTAAATTATTTTATGGAGAATGATTCTGCTAAACCGAAAGATAAAAAGGCCTTTAGTGATCTTTTACTTTTACGAAAATGAGGAAGGATCGTTTGAATTTTAATCGGTTCTCGTTTTGTTTTTTTATCATAATTATTTGTTTTCTCTTTTCCTGCGATAGAACCGTATACGATCCACAAAAGATAATTTTTAATTCGGAAATTACTCAGCGAAAAAAACATCTTACTAAAAAAAATCTCCCCTTTCTCGGAAAACGCGAAGGATTCGTTTTGCTTCAAGGATTCTTTCATAAAACGGAGATACTGGAAGAGGCAACGAAAGACGGAGAAAAAGGGTATTTGATTTTGAAACCTTTTTCCTTTGTCAGAGAGCCGAATCCGTCTTTAGGTTGGCCTTCTTGGTACGCAATGGACGCCGTGTTGGTCAATGTCGGTTGGATTCCTCTTAGGGGCGTGAATCATAAATATAAGTATCTTTCTTATGAAGATCCCATTATTAGGAATCCGATTTCGATTTACGGATGGATTCGAAACCTATCGAACGCGAACGTTTACGAGAAGGAGGGAGTCGTCCTTCGGAAGCCAAAGACTATAACCGAACTATGGAAAGAAATAGATGAGAAGACGATCGCTTCCGATTCTCCTCCGTACGGATTACACTCTCTCCCGATCTATTTGGATTTGATCGAAGGTCTGTGATATGTTAAAGAGAAGAATAAAAAGATTTGTTTTTCTAAAGCGAAGAAGGCCTTTTGAAAGAGTAGAAGGCTGATTTCAGCGATTCTAAGAATGGAAAGTTATGTCTAAGCAAAAACTTCTGGAATTACTCGCCGACTTGACCTGCCCGATGGATCCTTTTGTTTTTGCGGGTTTCGGATCAAAATACCAAGAAGAATATTTTGCCCAAGAGCTCGACGTTTTCGACATCGAGGAGCGTTATATCGAGACATTTTTGAATTCTTTTGATCTCGATGAAACCGTCTCTGATTTGTTTTCCATTTTTATAACGAAGCCGACTGATTTTTACGAAAACCTGGCTACGAGAAGAGCGGAGGATTGGGATCATTCGGTAAATCTAATGATTTCTAAGGCCGCGGAAAAGAAACCGCCGATGGTCTCGGCGCTCATCGTGCGCTCCATTCGGCAAAACCCGCATCTTCAAAAAAAGTTTGTTGAAATGATCGGCTATTTAGACGTCAAAATTTCCTATCCGATCACGCTCGATCTGGAGTCTTTCTGGAAAGACTTGGATAGAGAGCAAATTGAAATTCTCGATTTTATTCGTTCCGAATTTCCAAATTCTTCCAAACCTTAACTCATTTCGCTTATCAATCCTTATTGAAAACTCTATGGATGATGGGTTGTCTTTGTTTCTTATTTTTAAATCGGGAGCGGAATGATAATCGTATTTCTCTCCTTATAATTCAGTTGTCTCTTTCTCTGCTCTCATAGGATAAAATTTAGAATTTATTATATAATGTATTTATAATTCACCTTTATTAGCAGATTTGAGAAATTAAAATTTATTTCGCAAATTATAATCGGTCCGTTGTTGCCAGGTTGCAAAAGGTGTCGCTGAAAATTCTTTCGGGATCCTTTTAAAAAAATAGAAAGGAACTATCCATGAAACAAAAAACATTTGTATTAACGCTTTGTATTCTCCTCTTTCCGGCTTTGGTTTTTGGAAAAGGAGCAACAAAATACGTAGCGTCTTTGAAAGATTCAACCCAACAAAATGTGAACGCAAGAGGAAGTGTGGACGCGATCCTCGACGACGAAACCAGCAAACTGAAAGTTTCCGGTTCTTACGAATACTTTGGAACGAATGCCACCGATATCCTCGTTCAATTGGAAGGAGTAGAAGCTCCGCTCTGTACTTTCAAACCTCCTTACAACGCAACGAATAGTCCTTGGAAAGATTGGGGATCTTGTGATTTAAACTTGGACCAAAAGAAGGCCTTGAATGCGGGTAAACTCTACATTCTCATCAAAACTATTGGCCGCCCGGAAGGACAAGTGAGAGGAACGATTGCTCCGGAAGCAAAGAAATAATTACCATACAAGAATTTCCATTTATTAATCGATTGAATTCGAGTTTGTCTTAGGCGCTCCCGAAGCCTAAGACAAATCCCTTTTTTGAACCTGCGAGCTTGCGATCACATCTTAGAAAAAAGGTGACTGGCTTATCGAAAGAAGTTTCGCTTCCTTTATAGACTCCAAGGGAGAAGAGCCGAATTCTTATGAAATATTTTTACTTCGTGGATAGCATCGCGATCTTATTGATCGGATTCTATTTTAATCTGGAGGCTCAATACATAGGCTTCCCTTCGGCCGCCGGAGGCGCTACCGAGTTGGAAAGGGCGCAGAGACCTTTGTTTTATCAATACAGTTATCTTTGTTTTTGCACCGGCGTCGCTCTTCTGATTATTTCCTTCAAAACCAACGGATCTCGATGGAGAAATTATTTAAGAATCGGAATTCTATTTTTATTCTTCGTCCTTTCCGCGATCGTATACGGAATCGAACTGAAATATGTTTCTACCTTGCGCGGTGGAGAAGGCGGATGACGTAAAAGCAAGCCCGATTTTACTGGAAACGGACTTAAAGTCCGTAACAACTCTTTTTTACGGAAGAATCCCTTGGTCGGAACAATGAATTCCGAAAATTCAGACTTGAAATCCGAGAGGAAATTTCATTCCAGTCCGATTTCCAAAACGACGGGGCAATGATCGGAAAGTCCATTTTCACTTTCCGGAATTCCGTCAAAGTTTCCGTCGTCTTCCGGAAACGGAAGTTGTCTGAAATTTGCATTCGAGATGGAAAGATCCGTCAGAATAAAATCGATCAGAAACTTGTGTCCCCAGCAGGACTGTTTCACATAACGTCCCGGATTTTTCAAATTCAGGTCTTCGGAAAGAATTTTCCAAGATTTCTTGTCCTTCCCCAAGGGAACGTTCATATCTCCGAATAAAAAATAATCCTTTTTTGGTTTTAGAATTTCGTTTAACGTTCTTAGTTGTCTCGATCTGAGATCCCTGTCTCTTCCTCCATGGCCGGCCTTGAGATGTACGTTTAAAAAGGAATATTTCTTCTTTTCTAGGAAAACTTTCAGCTCGATTCCGCTTCTCAAGCCGGGCTCTAAGGAAAGATTCGGGTGAAGAAGAATTTCGTGGTTCTTAAATTTTTTTTTCCAACAGATCCCGACTTCTTGTTGATAACCGGGAGTTTTTGTAACGGCGCAAGAATAAGAATCGGGAAGAATTTTGAAAACGGCGCTCTCATTCTCCACTTCTTGAAGCGCTAAAATATCGGGATCGATCTTCGAAAGATGCTTTTTGATTTTTTCGAAGTCGGATTCTTTTCTTGGAATTCTTCCTTTTGGAAATTTTTTCTCATCTCCGACCTCGTCGTAGAGAAACATCGCGTTAAAACTCGCCAGTTTTAGTTTTAAATTCTGTGCCTTGAGCGATTCGGCGCCGAGGAGTGCCGCAAAAAAGAGAAGAATCTTCCAAGAAATTCGAAAGGAATCAAGAGTCTGAGATTGAAACATCGAGAGGAGAACTCCTTAGACAGTCAAACTCTCCGAACTTTCTATTTTTTGAATCCAGGTTTTATCAAAAAATTTGATTTTTCTCCGTGAGTCGCCTTACCAACGCTCGGATTTTTTTTTAACTTTCAGAACTTTTTTTAAAACAGATGAAACTTTTGTAATTGATTTCAATTCTCAAATAGCCTTCAAAATAAACGCAAAGAAAAGGCCCTGGATCTTCGTTTACTTGCAATTTTTCACAGAGACAAAAATCCTGTTACCAATACCAATATTGGATTCATAGGGACTTCATACGAATGAATAACAGAGCACTGAAACTTTCGGTACCGCTCATTGCCATCGCGGCCGTAGCGTATCTGATTTTCTCTCCCTCCAAGTATGTTGGGTATGCGCCCGATCAGCCTATACCCTTCAATCATAAGATACATGCCGGAGATAATAAGATAGACTGTAAGTACTGTCACACCGGGGTAGAAACCTCAGCACACGCCACAGTCCCCTCCACATCAACTTGCATGAACTGCCACTCTCTTGTAGCAACTTCCAAACCCCTAATCAAGACGCTTACAAAATCGTATAACGAAAACAAGCCGCTTGAATGGGTTAAGGTGCACGATATGCCGGATCACGTTCAATTCAATCACTCTCGTCACATTTCGAGAGGAGTGGATTGTTCTCAGTGTCATGGAAACGTAGCGGAGATGGTCAAAGTGAAACAAGTCGCATCCCTGAATATGGGATACTGCGTGGATTGTCACAGAGAGAACAACGCACCAACCGACTGTTCAACCTGCCACAGATAACCGGGAGTAATACTAAGCATGGATCAAAAAAATTTCCAAAAAGAAAAGAAGGCTCACTGGCTCTCTTATGATCTCAGAGACAAAGACGAAGAAGTTAAGGAAATGCAAAAAGCTGAATTCTTTACTTCTCCGGATCCTTTGATCGCGAGAATTAAGTCGGGAGAATTCGATCGCAAATCCTTTCTCAAATTGATGGGCGCCGGGGTCGCGATGACCTCTCTCAATTGTGTTCGTAAACCGATTGAGAAGATCGTTCCTTATGTGGATCTCAATAAGGCCGACGAAAACGCACAATATGATTTCGTAAAACACGGACATTCTTACTACTATGCTTCCGTTTACGCGGGAACCGGGATTCTTGTAAAAGCAAGAGACGGTCGTCCCCTCAAACTGGAAGGAAATCCGGATCACCCGGTTTCTCAAGGCGCGCTCGGCGCTGCGGGGCAGGCTTCTATTTTCGATCTTTATGATCCGGATAGAGCTCAAACTCCCGCTACCATCGAAGGTGGTATTGAAGTAAAAGCGGATTGGGCGACCGTTGACGCAAAAGTTAAAGCGGCTCTCGCGGCGAACAAAGGAAAGTCGGTCGTTGTTACAAGACCGCTCGATTCTCCTTCCACGAAGTCGATCATCGGTGATTTTCTTCGCACGGTTGGCGGTGGAAAACACTACGAGATTTCTCTTACTTCTGCGGAAGAAGTTGTAGCAAAAGGGCAGGCCGCTTCGTACGGAAAGGCTCTGATTCCGAACTATCACTTCGATCTCGCGAACGTTATTCTTTCTATCGATTGCGACTTTATGGGCAATTGGCTTTCTCCCGAAGAACACCAAAAAGATTTTTCTAAAAGAAGAAATCTTCGTAACGGTGCGAAGGACGTAAACTTCTTCGTAGCGGCGGAATCCATCCCTACGATGTCGGGATCCAATGCGGATCTTCGTCTTCCGATTCGTCCTGGGGATCAAACCGCTCTCGCTCTTGCGATCGCGGCGGCTCTCGGCGAACTCGGAGCCAACACAAAAGACGCGTTAGGCGGCGCTACCGTTGCGAGCCTTGCTTCTTCCTTAGGTGTGAGCGAAGAGAATATCCGTAAGACGGCAAAAGCTCTTTGGTCCAACAAAGGCAAGTCTCTCGTGGTTGCGGGAAGTCTCGCGGCGACGACCAAAGACGCAGTGGATCTTCAAGTTCTTGTAAACCTTCTCAACAGCGTTTTGGAAAACGACGGTAAAACCGTGGATCATTCCAATCCGAAAAAAGAAGGCTCTGCGGATTATTCGGGCAATCTGAATTCTTTAGCTTCCGAGCTGAAAGGAACCAAAGTAGGAGTTCTTTTTGTAAACGACGTCAACCTGGTTTATCAAGCGGGAGAAGAATGGAAAAACCTTCTTCACCAAGCCGCGTTAGTCGTTTCTTTGAGCGATCGTGCCGACGAGACTGCGCTTGCGTCTAACGTTCTCGCGACCACCACTCACTTCCTCGAGTCTTGGGGAGATGCCGAAGTTACAAAAGGAATTTTCTCGATCCAACAACCTGCGGTTCGTCCTCTCTTCAACTCTCGTTCTTTTGAAGACAGTTTGATCGCTTTTGCGGGCGGATCTCTCGGCGGAGAAACGAGCTTTTACGAATACGTAAAAAATTCTTGGACTAAAAAACTCGGTTCTAAACAAAAATGGGAAGACCTCTTAAGAATCGGAACCACCGTAAAGGCGTCCGATCGTAAGAAGTCCGCCGGTTCTTCTCGGAACTTCAACCGTTCCGCTCTCAAAAAGATCGCTTCTCCTTCTGCGGGGCTCAAACTCGCGTTGTATGAAACCTCTGCGATCGGAGACGGTAGAGCCGCGAACAATTCTCAGCTCCAAGAACTTCCGGATCCGGTAACCAAAGTTACCTGGGACAACTACATTCTTCTTTCTCCCGCTCTTGCAAAAGAAAAGGGAATCTCTTCCAACGACGTTCTGGTTTTAAAAACCGGAAACAAAACGATCGAACTTCCGGCGCAGATCCAACCTGGAATGCACAAAGAAGCGATCGGTGTTGCGGTCGGTTACGGAAGAACCGCTGCGGGCGCCGTTGGAACCGGAGTTGGTAAGAATGCTTATGTTCTTTCCGAAAACGGAATCTATTCCGGAATCGCAGTCACTTCTCTGGAGAAAACAGGAAAGACTTACAAGTTGGCTTGCACTCAGCATCACCACATGTTGTCTCCCGGTTTTAACTACCCGGATCGTCCTCTCGTTCAATCCACTTCCATTGAAGAATATCGTAAAAACCCAGCTTCCGGCAAGGCAGCATCCGAGATTCCTAAGATTCTCAAAGACGGAAAACTCGTGGATGCGGTCGGAGCGAATCCGAATTATTCTTACCCCGGTTACAAATGGGGAATGAGTATCGACCTTTCTTCCTGCACAGGTTGTGGTTCTTGTGTGATCGCTTGTCAGGTGGAGAACAACATCCCGGTCGTTGGCCGTGATGAAGTTCGCGTGGGTCGCGAGATGCACTGGCTCCGTATCGACCGTTATTACATCGGCGAGCCGGATCAACCGGAAACTCTCCAAGTGGCTCATCAGCCTATGCTCTGCCAGCACTGCGACAACGCTCCTTGTGAGACCGTTTGTCCGGTTCTTGCAACCGTTCATAGTTCCGAAGGGATCAACGACATGGTTTACAACCGTTGTGTGGGAACTCGTTACTGCTCGAACAACTGTCCTTACAAAGTGAGACGTTTTAACTGGATGCAACACTGGTATAACGGTGCGGAAGGCGCGAAGGCTCCTCGTTATCTGGGACTCAATCCTGAAGTTACGGTTCGCGGTCGCGGGGTAATGGAAAAATGTAATTTCTGTTCTCACAAAATCGCGGAAGCGAAGATCGCCGCTAAAAACGAAGGTCGCGTTCTGAAAGACGGAGAAGTCAAAACCGCTTGCCAACAAAGTTGCGCCGCGGATGCGATCAGCTTCGGCAATACGAACGACAAAACTTCCGAAGTTGCGAAACTTTCTTCCGATCCAAGATCGTATCGTGTTCTCGAATATCTGAACGTCGGTCCTCAGGTTGCGTACCTGACCCGAGTCAGAAGCTCAATTTAATGGAGTAACGTAAAAAGCTATGTCAATGTCCAACGCAGTCAAAGAAGCCCTGGATATCCAGCCTCTCGTAACCGGCGGTAAGTCGGTTCGAGACGTTACAGAAGATATCCTTAGACCGGTCGAAGCGTTCCCCACTTCTTTGTGGTGGAAGGCTTTCCTTCTGGTTCTTACCATTACAGTCGTCGACTTAGGTATCATCGGATACCTAATGTGGGAAGGTCTCTACATCCTCGGGATCAACAATCCCGTGGCTTGGGGATTTTTCATCGTAAACTTCGTATTCTGGATCGGGATCGGTCACGCCGGAACCCTGATTTCAGCCGTCCTTTATCTGTTCCGCCAAGAATGGAGAACAGGGATCAACCGCGCCGCAGAAGCGATGACCATCTTCGCCGTGTTAACCGCCGCTTCCAACTTGATCATCCACATCGGAAGACCTTGGGTCGGATTTTGGTTGTTCCCTTATCCGAACGAAAGAGGACCTCTTTGGGTCAACTTCCGTTCTCCTCTGATCTGGGATACTTTCGCGGTTTCGACTTACTTAACGATCTCTCTCG
This is a stretch of genomic DNA from Leptospira tipperaryensis. It encodes these proteins:
- a CDS encoding SURF1 family cytochrome oxidase biogenesis protein, coding for MLQGFFHKTEILEEATKDGEKGYLILKPFSFVREPNPSLGWPSWYAMDAVLVNVGWIPLRGVNHKYKYLSYEDPIIRNPISIYGWIRNLSNANVYEKEGVVLRKPKTITELWKEIDEKTIASDSPPYGLHSLPIYLDLIEGL
- a CDS encoding CHRD domain-containing protein, giving the protein MKQKTFVLTLCILLFPALVFGKGATKYVASLKDSTQQNVNARGSVDAILDDETSKLKVSGSYEYFGTNATDILVQLEGVEAPLCTFKPPYNATNSPWKDWGSCDLNLDQKKALNAGKLYILIKTIGRPEGQVRGTIAPEAKK
- a CDS encoding MepB family protein, whose protein sequence is MIEKDLAPESFQEMKRKLLSPLGLEPTNLFVEKESAEYGACRFDLMDRKIVFRIAKITPTKAGQFVTLWKRKKGGPIEPYHIRDDIDYYMISANIQNRSGQFIFPKEVLNEKGILAGKKAGKRGFRVYPPWDVSLNKQAQGTQAWQLNYFMENDSAKPKDKKAFSDLLLLRK
- a CDS encoding cytochrome c3 family protein, coding for MNNRALKLSVPLIAIAAVAYLIFSPSKYVGYAPDQPIPFNHKIHAGDNKIDCKYCHTGVETSAHATVPSTSTCMNCHSLVATSKPLIKTLTKSYNENKPLEWVKVHDMPDHVQFNHSRHISRGVDCSQCHGNVAEMVKVKQVASLNMGYCVDCHRENNAPTDCSTCHR
- a CDS encoding DUF1801 domain-containing protein, which codes for MKLLKVKFKQGKEAVRSTTNAKFKTVDQYIESFPKEIQKILNEMRNLVRKSAPMAEEKISYNMPAFAYNGNLVYFAAFKNHLGFYPTSSATKEFKKDLSPYKFSKGAIQFPLDKNLPKTLISKIVKFRVKENT
- a CDS encoding TAT-variant-translocated molybdopterin oxidoreductase, producing the protein MDQKNFQKEKKAHWLSYDLRDKDEEVKEMQKAEFFTSPDPLIARIKSGEFDRKSFLKLMGAGVAMTSLNCVRKPIEKIVPYVDLNKADENAQYDFVKHGHSYYYASVYAGTGILVKARDGRPLKLEGNPDHPVSQGALGAAGQASIFDLYDPDRAQTPATIEGGIEVKADWATVDAKVKAALAANKGKSVVVTRPLDSPSTKSIIGDFLRTVGGGKHYEISLTSAEEVVAKGQAASYGKALIPNYHFDLANVILSIDCDFMGNWLSPEEHQKDFSKRRNLRNGAKDVNFFVAAESIPTMSGSNADLRLPIRPGDQTALALAIAAALGELGANTKDALGGATVASLASSLGVSEENIRKTAKALWSNKGKSLVVAGSLAATTKDAVDLQVLVNLLNSVLENDGKTVDHSNPKKEGSADYSGNLNSLASELKGTKVGVLFVNDVNLVYQAGEEWKNLLHQAALVVSLSDRADETALASNVLATTTHFLESWGDAEVTKGIFSIQQPAVRPLFNSRSFEDSLIAFAGGSLGGETSFYEYVKNSWTKKLGSKQKWEDLLRIGTTVKASDRKKSAGSSRNFNRSALKKIASPSAGLKLALYETSAIGDGRAANNSQLQELPDPVTKVTWDNYILLSPALAKEKGISSNDVLVLKTGNKTIELPAQIQPGMHKEAIGVAVGYGRTAAGAVGTGVGKNAYVLSENGIYSGIAVTSLEKTGKTYKLACTQHHHMLSPGFNYPDRPLVQSTSIEEYRKNPASGKAASEIPKILKDGKLVDAVGANPNYSYPGYKWGMSIDLSSCTGCGSCVIACQVENNIPVVGRDEVRVGREMHWLRIDRYYIGEPDQPETLQVAHQPMLCQHCDNAPCETVCPVLATVHSSEGINDMVYNRCVGTRYCSNNCPYKVRRFNWMQHWYNGAEGAKAPRYLGLNPEVTVRGRGVMEKCNFCSHKIAEAKIAAKNEGRVLKDGEVKTACQQSCAADAISFGNTNDKTSEVAKLSSDPRSYRVLEYLNVGPQVAYLTRVRSSI
- a CDS encoding endonuclease/exonuclease/phosphatase family protein, encoding MFQSQTLDSFRISWKILLFFAALLGAESLKAQNLKLKLASFNAMFLYDEVGDEKKFPKGRIPRKESDFEKIKKHLSKIDPDILALQEVENESAVFKILPDSYSCAVTKTPGYQQEVGICWKKKFKNHEILLHPNLSLEPGLRSGIELKVFLEKKKYSFLNVHLKAGHGGRDRDLRSRQLRTLNEILKPKKDYFLFGDMNVPLGKDKKSWKILSEDLNLKNPGRYVKQSCWGHKFLIDFILTDLSISNANFRQLPFPEDDGNFDGIPESENGLSDHCPVVLEIGLE